The following coding sequences lie in one Candidatus Eisenbacteria bacterium genomic window:
- a CDS encoding glutathione S-transferase N-terminal domain-containing protein, whose amino-acid sequence MIELFTAPTPNGHKVSIMLEELGLPYQVRAIQLQEDEQKEPWYEKLNPNGRIPTIVDHDNGDFAVFESGAILIYLAEKTGSALLPKDPKQRSRVLQWLMFQMSGVGPMQGQAHVFVRYAPERIEYAIKRYTDEVKRLYTILDKQLRGRDYLCDEYSIADIATWPWVRIHFWADVSIDDLPDLQRWRDRIRERPAVERGIQVPGKPDENQDAQRQWLEKFRREGT is encoded by the coding sequence ATGATCGAGCTCTTCACCGCCCCGACGCCCAACGGCCACAAGGTCTCCATCATGCTCGAGGAGCTGGGCCTCCCGTACCAGGTGCGCGCGATCCAGCTCCAGGAAGACGAGCAGAAGGAGCCGTGGTACGAGAAGCTCAATCCGAATGGCCGCATCCCGACGATCGTCGACCACGACAACGGCGACTTCGCCGTGTTCGAGTCGGGCGCGATCCTCATCTATCTCGCCGAGAAGACGGGCAGCGCGCTCCTGCCGAAGGATCCGAAGCAACGCTCGCGCGTGCTGCAGTGGCTCATGTTCCAGATGTCGGGGGTCGGCCCGATGCAGGGGCAGGCCCACGTCTTCGTGCGCTACGCGCCCGAGCGCATCGAGTACGCGATCAAGCGCTACACCGACGAGGTGAAGCGGCTCTACACGATCCTCGACAAACAGCTTCGGGGTCGCGACTACCTCTGCGACGAGTACTCGATCGCCGACATCGCGACCTGGCCGTGGGTGCGCATCCACTTCTGGGCCGACGTCTCGATCGACGACCTTCCCGACCTGCAGCGCTGGCGCGATCGCATCCGCGAGCGCCCGGCGGTCGAGCGCGGCATCCAGGTCCCGGGCAAGCCGGACGAGAACCAGGACGCGCAGCGGCAGTGGCTCGAGAAGTTCCGCCGCGAGGGAACGTAG